Proteins found in one Exiguobacterium sp. 9-2 genomic segment:
- the pyrF gene encoding orotidine-5'-phosphate decarboxylase gives MNQLYIALDFPTEAEAFSFLEQFEETRPAVKVGMELFYTAGGSFVQKLVERGHAVFLDVKVHDIPETARRTMRIIGQLGVELTNVHVAGGKEMMIAAREGLRETNAKTQLIGVTQLTSTDEAMLRDLKVEGAMPAVVREYAQLAEAAGLDGIVCSALDLPELIEVCRTDFRFVTPGIRPSSNEADDQKRVATVLDARRNGATDLVIGRPITRAKQPEQVYQALLEEWKGQLSW, from the coding sequence ATGAATCAACTTTACATCGCGCTTGATTTTCCGACCGAAGCAGAAGCGTTTTCGTTTCTCGAACAGTTCGAAGAGACACGACCAGCCGTAAAAGTTGGGATGGAATTATTTTATACTGCAGGGGGATCGTTCGTCCAAAAACTCGTCGAGCGTGGGCACGCTGTATTCCTCGATGTCAAAGTCCATGACATTCCAGAGACGGCGCGCCGGACGATGCGCATCATCGGGCAATTAGGTGTTGAATTGACGAACGTCCATGTTGCCGGTGGGAAAGAGATGATGATCGCAGCGCGAGAAGGACTTCGTGAAACGAATGCTAAGACACAACTAATCGGCGTGACGCAGTTGACATCGACGGATGAAGCGATGTTACGCGACTTAAAGGTTGAAGGAGCGATGCCAGCAGTCGTTCGTGAGTATGCGCAACTGGCAGAAGCAGCCGGACTAGATGGTATCGTCTGTTCGGCGCTCGATCTTCCTGAACTAATCGAAGTTTGCCGAACGGACTTCCGTTTTGTCACACCAGGTATTCGTCCTTCTAGTAATGAAGCAGATGATCAAAAGCGAGTCGCGACCGTTCTTGATGCGCGTCGAAATGGAGCGACGGATTTAGTAATTGGTCGCCCGATTACACGTGCCAAACAACCAGAACAGGTCTATCAGGCGTTACTCGAAGAATGGAAGGGGCAATTATCATGGTAA
- a CDS encoding zinc-binding dehydrogenase — protein sequence MKAWLNHSGTAIDQWTFEEVKTPTPGEGQALIRVKTVALNPVDYKATKNPAWTFPHIPGVDLAGVVEQIGPGAEVKIGDRVAIHTNLQCDGAFAEYVLVDTRALAPIPEDVSFAEAAAILCAGMTAYEAIVQKMNTTGKETILIHAGAGGVGGIGIQLAKRLGLKVATTASTENHEWVKRLGADLAIDYKKENVTEVIRDWTNDRGADLIFNTVGRNEATADLGRLAFSGQLAFIAGGPDQSVVKPFTLSPSIHEVALAAAYASEDDRAIRNLGHMASELLQLVATKELDPLVTEEIPAADIVKGLQRLSERHVRGKIIAKFN from the coding sequence ATGAAAGCATGGTTAAACCACTCAGGTACAGCCATTGATCAATGGACATTCGAAGAGGTCAAGACACCGACGCCAGGAGAAGGACAAGCCTTGATTCGCGTCAAGACGGTCGCACTGAATCCCGTCGACTATAAGGCAACCAAAAATCCAGCTTGGACGTTCCCGCATATTCCGGGCGTTGACCTAGCGGGTGTCGTCGAACAAATCGGACCCGGCGCAGAAGTGAAAATCGGCGATCGTGTAGCGATTCATACGAACCTGCAATGCGATGGTGCTTTTGCTGAATACGTACTTGTTGATACACGTGCTCTTGCCCCGATTCCAGAAGACGTCTCATTCGCTGAAGCCGCTGCGATTCTTTGCGCAGGCATGACAGCTTATGAAGCGATCGTCCAAAAGATGAATACGACAGGTAAAGAGACGATTCTCATCCATGCTGGTGCAGGTGGTGTGGGTGGCATCGGCATTCAACTCGCAAAACGCCTGGGTCTTAAGGTCGCGACGACTGCTTCAACGGAAAACCATGAGTGGGTCAAGCGACTCGGTGCCGATCTTGCCATCGACTACAAAAAAGAAAATGTAACCGAGGTCATTCGCGATTGGACGAATGATCGCGGCGCTGACTTGATTTTCAATACGGTCGGTCGAAATGAAGCAACAGCAGATCTCGGACGTCTTGCCTTCTCGGGTCAACTCGCCTTCATCGCCGGCGGTCCTGATCAATCGGTCGTCAAGCCGTTCACGCTCTCCCCTTCGATCCATGAAGTAGCACTTGCGGCTGCTTATGCAAGCGAAGATGACCGCGCGATCCGAAACCTTGGTCATATGGCAAGTGAATTATTACAACTCGTCGCAACGAAAGAACTCGATCCACTCGTCACAGAGGAGATTCCAGCAGCGGACATCGTCAAAGGATTACAACGTCTATCTGAACGTCACGTCCGTGGTAAAATCATCGCTAAATTTAACTAA
- a CDS encoding dihydroorotate dehydrogenase — translation MERLRVELPGLSLKNPIMPASGCFGFGEEYAKLYDLSELGAIMIKAATGEERYGNPTPRVAESGMGMLNAIGLQNPGVDGILTKKLPFLETFDTAIIANVAGSTPEEYELVAEKMSRHPGIHALELNISCPNVKSGGIQFGTDPLLAAELTRRVKQVSTKPVYVKLSPNVTSIVEMARAVEAAGADGLTMINTLVGMRIDVRTGQPILANRIGGLSGPSIKPVAIRMIHDVAQAVSIPIIGMGGVMEVDDVLEMIYAGASAVAVGTANFVNPYICQELIQQLPDRMDELGIDHILDIRGKAYESTLHRA, via the coding sequence ATGGAACGATTACGTGTCGAGTTGCCAGGACTTTCCTTGAAAAACCCGATCATGCCGGCATCTGGATGTTTTGGATTCGGTGAGGAATACGCGAAGTTATATGATCTATCAGAGCTTGGGGCAATCATGATTAAAGCAGCGACGGGCGAAGAACGTTACGGAAATCCGACGCCGCGTGTCGCGGAGAGTGGAATGGGGATGTTGAATGCAATCGGTCTCCAAAATCCGGGTGTCGATGGTATCTTAACGAAAAAACTACCGTTCCTTGAGACGTTTGATACAGCAATCATTGCGAATGTCGCCGGATCGACACCAGAAGAGTATGAGCTTGTCGCAGAAAAAATGAGCCGTCACCCTGGCATTCATGCATTGGAATTAAATATCTCCTGTCCGAACGTCAAATCAGGTGGAATCCAGTTCGGAACGGATCCGTTGCTTGCCGCTGAATTAACGCGTCGAGTCAAACAGGTCTCGACCAAACCGGTTTACGTTAAGCTTTCACCGAATGTCACTTCAATCGTCGAGATGGCACGTGCCGTCGAAGCAGCAGGTGCAGACGGGCTGACGATGATCAACACACTCGTTGGGATGCGAATCGATGTCCGAACGGGACAGCCAATCCTTGCCAACCGGATTGGTGGATTATCCGGTCCATCCATCAAGCCAGTCGCGATTCGGATGATTCATGATGTCGCACAAGCTGTCTCGATTCCTATTATCGGGATGGGTGGCGTGATGGAAGTCGATGACGTCTTAGAAATGATATACGCTGGGGCTTCCGCTGTTGCCGTCGGTACCGCAAACTTCGTCAATCCATACATCTGTCAAGAATTAATCCAGCAGTTACCGGATCGCATGGATGAACTCGGCATCGACCATATTTTAGACATCAGGGGGAAAGCATATGAATCAACTTTACATCGCGCTTGA
- the pyrE gene encoding orotate phosphoribosyltransferase, whose protein sequence is MIMVNPIANALLRIKAVTLSPNDPYTWASGLRSPIYCDNRLTLSYPKVRSLIADALAEKVKDLGIEVVAGTATAGIPHAAFVAERLGLPMVYVRSGSKKHGKGNQIEGVIQPGQRVVVIEDLLSTGMSAIEAAEALQAKGANVIRIQAIFSYGMERLKNNLRDAKIDADALLTFEALLETAQQQGDITVEEQEQLADWSKDPVAWSERFTANV, encoded by the coding sequence ATTATCATGGTAAATCCAATTGCAAATGCATTACTCCGTATCAAAGCCGTCACGTTATCTCCAAACGATCCGTATACGTGGGCGAGTGGGCTCCGTTCTCCGATCTATTGCGATAATCGGTTGACACTTTCGTACCCAAAAGTCCGCTCTTTGATTGCCGATGCCCTCGCTGAGAAAGTGAAGGATTTAGGAATCGAAGTCGTTGCCGGAACAGCGACAGCAGGTATTCCTCACGCGGCATTCGTCGCGGAACGATTAGGGTTACCGATGGTCTACGTGCGTAGTGGCAGTAAGAAACACGGGAAAGGTAATCAAATCGAAGGTGTTATTCAACCAGGCCAACGCGTCGTCGTCATCGAAGACTTATTATCAACGGGGATGTCTGCGATCGAGGCAGCGGAAGCACTCCAAGCAAAGGGAGCGAACGTCATTCGGATTCAAGCGATTTTCTCTTACGGGATGGAACGCTTGAAGAACAATCTCCGAGACGCGAAGATTGACGCGGATGCATTACTGACGTTCGAAGCGTTACTCGAAACGGCACAACAACAAGGGGATATCACGGTAGAAGAACAGGAACAATTGGCAGATTGGTCGAAGGACCCAGTTGCTTGGAGCGAACGTTTTACCGCAAACGTGTAA
- a CDS encoding GNAT family N-acetyltransferase, protein MVTHYRDYEQFKMVVLPFLLERPDTHQLILGILERGDEPLLMATAQEGDHRLVILQTIPEQVIVAGDMFSQEGIRKLARILDSPGFVGEQAILAPLLLPHSMYEVHMEQGMYALTKVEMPHVPENVVFRPVSNDEGQQALEFASGFLYEVETRPSDRQLTQLHQSMTRHIQQGSLFGLFSGNTLVAMAAATRPTQTGITISYVYTPKKLRGNGYASYLVAKLSEHLLQSYPVVTLYTDWSNQTANKIYQHVGFELVGRSLHIKKQERYR, encoded by the coding sequence ATGGTGACGCATTATCGTGATTATGAACAATTCAAAATGGTCGTCCTCCCGTTTCTGCTTGAACGTCCAGATACGCATCAGTTGATTCTAGGTATATTAGAACGTGGGGATGAACCGCTCTTGATGGCAACGGCACAAGAAGGCGATCATCGTCTCGTCATATTGCAAACGATACCGGAGCAAGTCATCGTCGCAGGGGATATGTTCTCGCAAGAAGGGATTCGAAAGCTTGCGCGAATTCTGGATAGTCCAGGATTCGTCGGAGAACAGGCCATCTTAGCGCCGCTTTTACTCCCACATTCCATGTATGAGGTACATATGGAACAAGGGATGTATGCATTGACGAAGGTCGAGATGCCACATGTTCCAGAGAACGTCGTCTTCCGACCGGTTTCGAACGATGAAGGACAACAAGCCTTAGAATTTGCGTCCGGATTTTTATATGAGGTCGAAACGCGTCCATCTGATCGACAGCTTACGCAACTCCATCAGTCAATGACGCGACACATTCAGCAAGGAAGCTTGTTCGGATTGTTTAGCGGAAATACGCTCGTCGCGATGGCGGCAGCGACACGTCCCACGCAAACTGGGATTACGATTTCTTACGTCTATACGCCGAAAAAACTACGTGGGAATGGATATGCTTCTTATCTTGTCGCAAAACTATCTGAACACCTCCTACAGTCTTATCCGGTCGTGACGCTCTATACCGATTGGTCGAACCAGACAGCGAATAAAATCTATCAGCATGTCGGTTTCGAGTTAGTCGGACGATCCTTACATATCAAAAAACAAGAACGCTACCGGTGA
- a CDS encoding carbamoyl phosphate synthase small subunit: MRKRTLVLEDGMTFEGTAFGSDTTTTGEVVFQTGMTGYQEMLSDPSYCDQMIVLTNPLIGNYGVNREDYETTRPLAKALIVREHCQTPSNFRSEMSLDAALRDLDIPGLSGIDTRQLTRHIRSKGVMRGRLVDGEFDLEEELSHLQDAPIETNQVKRASTERAYIIPGAGPRIVLVDFGAKLGIVRELVKRGCEVVVVPYDVSATEVLRYRPDGVMLSNGPGNPKDVPTAIPLIQELTGKVVIFGICLGHQLIALAHGADTFKLPFGHRGANHPVQDIRTGRVDITSQNHGYAVDEQSLQHTVLEVTHLAINDGTVEGIRHTSASVFSVQYHPEASPGPMDANGLFQQFLEEITKQQEVSHA, from the coding sequence ATGCGTAAACGGACACTGGTGTTAGAGGATGGTATGACGTTTGAAGGAACGGCGTTTGGATCGGACACGACAACAACAGGAGAGGTCGTCTTCCAAACCGGAATGACTGGTTATCAAGAGATGCTATCGGATCCATCTTACTGTGATCAGATGATCGTGCTGACGAATCCGTTGATCGGCAATTACGGAGTCAATCGAGAAGACTATGAAACGACGCGTCCACTCGCTAAAGCATTGATTGTCCGCGAACATTGCCAAACACCGTCGAACTTCCGGAGTGAGATGTCGCTCGATGCAGCTCTTCGAGATCTTGATATTCCAGGATTAAGTGGAATCGATACGCGACAGTTAACACGACATATCCGCTCGAAAGGCGTCATGCGCGGCCGACTCGTTGATGGAGAGTTCGACCTAGAAGAGGAATTAAGCCACCTGCAAGATGCACCAATCGAGACGAATCAAGTCAAACGTGCTTCAACGGAACGGGCGTATATCATCCCAGGAGCTGGACCACGAATCGTTCTCGTCGACTTCGGAGCGAAGCTCGGAATCGTCCGCGAACTTGTCAAACGCGGCTGTGAAGTTGTCGTCGTACCATACGACGTGAGCGCAACGGAAGTCTTACGCTATCGTCCAGACGGTGTGATGCTGTCGAACGGACCAGGGAACCCAAAGGATGTCCCGACAGCGATTCCGCTGATTCAAGAATTGACAGGGAAAGTCGTCATCTTCGGAATTTGTCTTGGGCACCAGTTGATTGCACTAGCACATGGCGCGGATACGTTCAAACTGCCATTCGGTCACCGGGGTGCGAATCATCCCGTCCAAGATATCCGGACAGGTCGCGTCGACATCACGTCGCAAAACCATGGATATGCCGTCGATGAACAATCATTGCAACATACAGTGCTTGAAGTAACGCATCTCGCAATCAACGATGGAACGGTCGAAGGCATCCGTCATACGTCAGCATCCGTCTTCTCCGTCCAGTATCATCCGGAAGCATCACCCGGTCCAATGGATGCGAACGGTCTATTCCAACAGTTTTTAGAAGAAATCACGAAACAACAGGAGGTCTCTCATGCCTAA
- the carB gene encoding carbamoyl-phosphate synthase large subunit gives MPKRQDIQKILVIGSGPIVIGQAAEFDYAGTQACQALKEEGYEVILVNSNPATIMTDPTVADRVYIEPLQAEFVSRIIRKERPDALLATLGGQTGLNLAVELDRLGVLAEYNVELLGTKLSAIEEAEDRDLFRQLMFRRGHGVPDSEIVHSLEEAQQFRQQIGLPIIIRPAYTLGGTGGGIAHTPEEFTRIVEGGLKASPATQVLLEKSIAGMKEVEFEVMRDATNQAIIVCAMENFDPVGVHTGDSIVFAPTQTLSDRDYQLLRNVSLDIIRALGIEGGCNIQFALDPTSFDYYVIEVNPRVSRSSALASKATGYPIAKLAAKIAVGYALSELKNPITETSFASFEPALDYVVAKIPRWPFDKFETADRTLGTQMKATGEVMAMGRTMEEALLKAVRSLEIGTADLYMPRFIEMADDALQQAIRQATDDRLFALYAGFVRGYSVEQIHAWTAIDRLFLEKLQHIWQLEQSVATGLTPELLLHVKRYGFSDPMLARITGQTETEIRRMREAQAIHPVYKMVDTCAAEFASDTPYYYGTYERENEAIATNRSSILVLGSGPIRIGQGVEFDYATVHSIQAIRQAGYEAIIVNNNPETVSTDFSISDRLYFEPLTTEDVLEVIRNERPLGVIVQFGGQTAINLAESLAAEGVKILGTSLEDLDRAEDRKQFEAALTALDIPQPPGKTAVTVEEAVTAAASLGYPVLVRPSYVLGGRAMEIVYAQEELEHYMKHAVIASPERPVLVDRYLTGIELEVDAICDGTDVVIPGIMEHIERAGVHSGDSIGVYPPQRVSQDIKDRIVDYTTRIAKAFGIKGLLNIQFVYADGALYVLEVNPRASRTVPFISKVTGLPVARLATDIILGETLASYGLTSGVLPEESLVSVKVPVFSFAKLKEVDPTLGPEMKSTGEVIGTDRTLEKALYKGLLASGMAIPEHGRVLLTVADPDKAEMTDLARRFASLGFTLLATEGTAAYLTEQGLPVQTVGKIDSSSESMLDVIEKGEIEYVINTMSRDSQVTKDGFIIRRAAAENQVVCLTSLDTAEAILRVIESRSFEASAIQAFTHEKKVVIQ, from the coding sequence ATGCCTAAACGTCAAGATATCCAGAAGATTCTCGTTATCGGGTCCGGTCCAATCGTAATCGGACAAGCCGCTGAATTCGACTACGCAGGAACACAAGCGTGTCAAGCCTTAAAGGAAGAAGGATATGAAGTCATCCTCGTCAACTCGAATCCAGCGACAATCATGACAGATCCAACAGTTGCTGATCGTGTCTACATCGAGCCTCTTCAAGCAGAGTTCGTTTCGCGGATCATCCGGAAGGAACGACCAGACGCCTTACTTGCGACACTTGGCGGTCAGACGGGTCTGAACTTGGCTGTTGAACTAGATCGTCTTGGTGTCCTAGCTGAATACAATGTCGAGTTGCTCGGAACGAAATTATCAGCAATCGAAGAGGCAGAAGATCGTGATTTGTTCCGTCAACTGATGTTTAGACGCGGACATGGCGTACCGGATAGTGAAATCGTGCATTCGCTCGAAGAAGCACAACAATTCCGACAACAGATTGGTCTACCAATCATCATCCGTCCAGCATATACACTCGGAGGAACGGGTGGTGGAATCGCCCATACACCGGAAGAGTTCACGCGAATCGTCGAAGGGGGACTCAAGGCAAGTCCGGCAACACAAGTACTCCTTGAAAAATCAATTGCTGGGATGAAAGAGGTCGAATTTGAAGTCATGCGTGATGCAACGAACCAAGCCATCATCGTCTGTGCGATGGAAAACTTCGATCCGGTCGGTGTTCATACCGGAGACTCGATCGTCTTTGCTCCGACGCAAACGTTATCGGATCGCGATTATCAACTGCTACGTAACGTCTCGCTCGATATCATTCGCGCACTCGGTATCGAAGGTGGATGTAACATCCAGTTCGCGCTGGATCCGACGAGCTTTGACTACTATGTCATCGAAGTCAATCCACGTGTTTCCCGCTCGTCCGCACTTGCTTCAAAAGCGACCGGTTATCCGATCGCAAAACTTGCTGCAAAGATTGCCGTCGGGTATGCCTTATCTGAATTAAAGAACCCGATCACCGAGACGAGCTTTGCTTCGTTCGAACCGGCACTCGATTATGTTGTCGCCAAAATTCCGCGCTGGCCGTTCGATAAATTCGAAACGGCAGATCGGACGCTCGGGACACAGATGAAGGCGACCGGTGAGGTTATGGCAATGGGGCGGACGATGGAAGAGGCATTACTGAAAGCCGTTCGTTCGCTTGAAATCGGTACAGCGGATTTGTACATGCCACGCTTCATCGAAATGGCAGATGATGCTTTGCAACAAGCGATTCGCCAGGCGACAGATGATCGACTTTTCGCCTTATACGCTGGTTTTGTCCGCGGCTATAGCGTCGAACAGATTCATGCTTGGACGGCAATTGATCGCTTATTCCTCGAAAAGCTACAGCACATTTGGCAACTTGAGCAATCGGTCGCTACCGGTTTGACACCTGAACTGCTACTTCATGTGAAGCGGTATGGATTCAGTGACCCAATGCTCGCCCGGATCACAGGACAAACGGAAACAGAGATTCGCCGGATGCGTGAAGCGCAAGCGATTCATCCTGTGTATAAAATGGTCGATACGTGTGCGGCAGAGTTCGCTTCTGATACACCGTACTACTATGGAACATACGAACGCGAAAATGAGGCAATCGCGACGAATCGTTCTTCGATCCTCGTCTTAGGATCGGGTCCGATCCGGATTGGTCAAGGAGTCGAGTTCGACTATGCGACAGTCCATTCGATTCAAGCGATTCGTCAAGCTGGCTATGAAGCAATTATCGTCAACAACAATCCGGAAACCGTGTCGACCGACTTCTCGATTTCCGATCGACTCTACTTTGAACCATTAACGACGGAGGATGTCCTCGAAGTCATCCGAAATGAACGTCCGCTCGGTGTCATCGTCCAGTTCGGTGGCCAGACAGCAATCAACTTAGCTGAGTCATTAGCAGCAGAAGGTGTAAAAATCCTCGGGACATCGCTTGAGGATTTAGACCGGGCAGAGGACCGAAAACAGTTCGAAGCAGCGTTGACGGCGCTCGACATTCCACAGCCACCAGGTAAAACGGCCGTCACGGTCGAAGAAGCGGTCACGGCAGCAGCGTCACTCGGTTACCCGGTCCTCGTTCGTCCATCGTATGTCCTCGGCGGTCGGGCAATGGAAATCGTCTATGCACAAGAAGAACTGGAACATTACATGAAACACGCGGTCATCGCCTCACCGGAACGACCGGTCCTCGTCGACCGTTACCTGACAGGAATCGAACTCGAAGTCGACGCGATCTGTGATGGAACAGATGTCGTCATTCCAGGTATCATGGAGCATATCGAACGTGCCGGTGTTCACTCAGGTGACTCGATTGGAGTTTATCCGCCACAACGTGTCTCCCAAGACATCAAGGACCGGATCGTCGACTACACGACACGAATCGCCAAAGCATTCGGCATCAAAGGATTGCTCAACATCCAGTTCGTCTATGCGGACGGCGCACTCTATGTTCTTGAAGTCAATCCGCGTGCCAGCCGGACGGTGCCATTCATCTCGAAAGTGACGGGACTTCCGGTCGCGCGGCTCGCGACGGACATCATTCTCGGTGAAACGCTCGCTTCTTACGGGTTAACAAGTGGTGTCCTACCGGAAGAATCGCTCGTCTCGGTCAAAGTACCGGTCTTCTCGTTTGCGAAGCTTAAAGAAGTCGACCCGACGCTCGGACCGGAAATGAAATCGACCGGAGAAGTCATTGGAACAGACCGAACACTTGAAAAAGCACTCTACAAAGGATTGCTTGCTTCAGGGATGGCGATTCCAGAACACGGTCGTGTTCTCTTGACGGTCGCAGACCCGGACAAAGCAGAAATGACGGATCTCGCACGACGCTTTGCCTCACTTGGATTCACGTTGCTTGCGACGGAAGGAACGGCAGCGTACTTGACGGAGCAAGGGTTACCGGTTCAGACGGTCGGTAAAATCGACTCGTCTTCCGAATCGATGCTCGACGTGATTGAAAAAGGGGAGATCGAGTATGTCATCAATACGATGAGTCGCGACTCACAAGTCACGAAAGACGGCTTCATCATTCGCCGGGCAGCAGCGGAGAATCAAGTCGTTTGTCTAACATCACTCGATACGGCGGAAGCGATTCTACGCGTCATCGAGAGTCGCTCGTTCGAAGCGAGTGCGATTCAAGCCTTCACACACGAAAAGAAAGTGGTGATCCAATGA
- a CDS encoding iron-sulfur cluster-binding protein encodes MKQLLTVVSRRTVAQGATELVCRLEQPQDIAPGRFMHLRVGPLLRRPISIARVDRDLITFLFKEIGQGTAELASLRPDDKIDALGPLGNGFPIDAINRDQRVVLVGGGIGVPPLYETMRQLVARGVTCEAILGFDTATSVFYEAEFQALGKTTVSTVDGTHGMKGFVTVALHPESYDVLLACGPEPMLRSLQQQPIEHKYLSIENRMGCGIGACFACVCKTPTGGYVKTCSDGPVFRAEEVVL; translated from the coding sequence ATGAAGCAACTCTTGACGGTCGTCTCTCGACGAACGGTAGCTCAAGGCGCGACAGAACTCGTCTGTCGCCTCGAGCAACCGCAGGACATTGCGCCGGGGCGATTCATGCATCTACGCGTCGGTCCACTCTTACGCCGACCGATCTCGATTGCTCGGGTCGATCGTGATCTGATTACGTTTCTCTTTAAAGAAATCGGACAAGGGACAGCAGAACTAGCTTCCTTGCGTCCCGACGACAAAATCGATGCCCTCGGACCACTCGGAAACGGTTTTCCGATCGACGCCATCAACCGAGATCAACGGGTCGTTCTCGTTGGTGGAGGGATTGGGGTACCGCCGCTGTATGAGACGATGCGCCAACTTGTCGCGCGTGGTGTGACGTGTGAAGCGATTCTAGGATTTGATACGGCAACGAGTGTCTTTTACGAAGCGGAATTCCAAGCACTTGGTAAGACGACGGTCTCGACGGTTGATGGAACGCATGGAATGAAAGGGTTCGTTACGGTTGCCTTACATCCGGAAAGCTATGATGTGTTACTCGCTTGCGGACCAGAGCCGATGTTGCGGTCACTCCAGCAACAACCGATTGAGCATAAGTATCTCTCCATCGAAAATCGAATGGGGTGCGGCATCGGTGCTTGTTTTGCCTGTGTCTGTAAAACACCAACAGGCGGGTACGTCAAGACTTGTTCCGATGGTCCAGTCTTTCGGGCAGAGGAGGTCGTATTATGA
- a CDS encoding dihydroorotase has product MTTRIENARWYEAGQVRTGDIRIEAGKITDLAAIPQVGETVIDASGLFVAPGFVDIHVHLREPGGEHKETIATGTAAAAAGGFTTICPMPNTRPVPDDRQTLDALFQKIEETASVRVLPYAAISKNQLGQELVAFDQLTDAVAFTDDGVGVQTAAVMRTAMQHAARLGKTIVAHCEDDSLKAGCVHEGNYSRREGLQGIPSLAESIHIARDVLIAEETGCHYHVCHVSTKESVRVIRDAKRAGIRVTAEVTPHHLVLIDEDISNQDPNFKMNPPLRSEADRQALLEGLADGTIDCIATDHAPHAAEEKALGIERAPFGITGFETAFPLLYTKLVAEDKMTLETLIRNLTDKAAAIFELPYGKLEVGAEADLVLLDLETERTVSPERFRSKGKNTPFAGERLKGFPVMTLVKGEIVFKEDTAHA; this is encoded by the coding sequence ATGACAACACGAATTGAAAATGCGAGATGGTACGAGGCTGGACAAGTTCGAACAGGGGATATTCGAATCGAAGCTGGAAAAATCACGGACTTAGCAGCAATACCGCAAGTTGGGGAAACGGTCATTGATGCTTCCGGATTATTCGTTGCACCAGGATTCGTCGACATCCATGTCCACCTGCGGGAACCGGGCGGCGAACATAAGGAGACAATTGCGACAGGTACGGCAGCTGCGGCAGCTGGTGGATTTACGACGATTTGTCCGATGCCGAATACGCGTCCCGTACCGGACGATCGTCAAACACTTGATGCATTGTTCCAAAAGATTGAAGAGACGGCATCTGTCCGGGTTTTGCCTTACGCGGCGATTTCAAAAAATCAACTCGGACAAGAACTCGTCGCGTTCGATCAATTAACGGATGCCGTGGCATTCACGGATGATGGTGTCGGGGTCCAGACGGCAGCCGTCATGCGAACGGCAATGCAACATGCAGCACGGCTCGGGAAGACGATTGTTGCCCACTGCGAAGATGATTCGTTAAAAGCAGGATGTGTGCACGAAGGAAACTACAGTCGACGGGAAGGTTTGCAAGGTATTCCATCGCTTGCTGAGAGTATCCACATCGCACGTGATGTCCTGATTGCAGAAGAAACCGGCTGTCATTATCACGTCTGTCATGTCTCGACGAAAGAATCCGTTCGCGTCATTCGTGACGCCAAACGAGCAGGGATCCGAGTGACAGCAGAAGTCACACCGCACCATCTTGTATTGATCGATGAAGACATATCGAATCAGGATCCGAACTTTAAAATGAATCCACCACTGCGGAGTGAGGCAGATCGCCAAGCATTGCTCGAAGGATTAGCAGACGGAACGATTGATTGCATCGCAACGGATCACGCTCCTCATGCAGCAGAAGAGAAGGCACTCGGTATCGAACGCGCCCCGTTTGGCATCACAGGATTCGAGACAGCATTCCCGCTCCTCTATACGAAGCTTGTCGCTGAAGACAAGATGACACTTGAGACACTGATTCGGAATTTGACGGACAAGGCAGCAGCGATTTTTGAACTACCTTACGGGAAACTCGAAGTGGGAGCGGAAGCAGACTTAGTCCTGCTTGATCTAGAGACGGAGCGGACGGTTTCACCGGAACGGTTCCGTTCAAAAGGTAAGAACACACCGTTCGCAGGAGAACGGTTAAAAGGATTCCCGGTCATGACGCTCGTCAAGGGAGAAATCGTATTCAAGGAGGACACAGCACATGCGTAA